The following coding sequences lie in one Labrus bergylta chromosome 13, fLabBer1.1, whole genome shotgun sequence genomic window:
- the neurod1 gene encoding neurogenic differentiation factor 1, translating to MTRSVREEQASVESEEQQELLSAEEEEDIEREGGGEGEDEEDHLHHLEDDDEEDEEEDEEEDGENKPKRRGPKKKKMTKARIQRFKVRRMKANARERNRMHGLNDALESLRKVVPCYSKTQKLSKIETLRLAKNYIWALSEVLRSGKAPDLMSFVQALCKGLSQPTTNLVAGCLQLNPRTFLPEQTPDMPAHLPPAGTVTYPGHFSYQSPGLTAGLPSPPYGTMDPSHIFHQVKGQPYGPLEPFFDGVLVSDGPAFDPPLSPPLSINGNFTSFKHEAVSAAEYDKSFSFSVHYGGGGGAAGGHPAIYGGGSNPRCAEMPVDGMMSFDGHSHHERLMNAQLNAIFHDS from the exons ATGACCAGGTCTGTGCGGGAGGAACAGGCGTCGGTGGAgtcagaggagcagcaggagcttCTCAGCgcggaagaagaagaagacatagagagagaaggaggaggagaaggggaggacgaggaggaccACCTCCACCACCTGGAAGACGacgacgaggaggacgaggaagaagatgaagaggaggacggAGAAAACAAACCCAAAAGACGAGGgccgaagaagaagaagatgacgAAGGCTCGCATACAGAG GTTTAAAGTTCGTCGGATGAAAGCTAACGCCAGAGAAAGGAACCGCATGCACGGTCTGAACGACGCTCTGGAGAGTCTGCGGAAAGTCGTCCCTTGTTATTCCAAAACGCAGAAACTGTCTAAGATCGAGACGCTCCGTCTCGCCAAGAACTACATCTGGGCCCTGAGCGAGGTCCTTCGCTCCGGGAAGGCACCCGACCTCATGAGCTTCGTCCAGGCTCTCTGCAAAG GTTTGTCTCAGCCGACCACCAACCTGGTTGCAGGCTGCCTGCAGCTGAATCCACGGACGTTCCTACCCGAGCAGACGCCCGACATGCCGGCTCACCTCCCCCCTGCTGGCACTGTCACCTACCCTGGACACTTCTCCTACCAGAGCCCCGGGCTGACGGCCGGCCTGCCCAGCCCGCCCTATGGCACCATGGATCCCTCCCACATCTTCCACCAGGTCAAAGGGCAGCCCTACGGCCCGCTTGAGCCCTTCTTTGATGGCGTCCTGGTGTCGGACGGCCCGGCGTTTGACCCGCCCCTGAGCCCACCGCTCAGCATCAACGGGAACTTCACGTCCTTCAAGCACGAAGCCGTCTCAGCCGCCGAGTACGACAAGAGTTTCTCGTTCAGCGTTCActatggaggaggaggaggagcggcaGGTGGACACCCGGCCATCTACGGAGGAGGGTCCAACCCGCGGTGCGCTGAGATGCCGGTGGATGGGATGATGAGCTTTGATGGACACTCACACCATGAGCGGCTGATGAACGCCCAGCTGAACGCCATCTTCCACGACtcctga